In Vicia villosa cultivar HV-30 ecotype Madison, WI unplaced genomic scaffold, Vvil1.0 ctg.004761F_1_1, whole genome shotgun sequence, a genomic segment contains:
- the LOC131642296 gene encoding uncharacterized protein LOC131642296 — MGRGRPKKKVATTPPAVPVTSPPSTSHSNKGSTASTRSGPQTENPVQTKIRKEVETVDANRKPPETKPWVDVIKGNRFNGTAIKYTAPMVVNGEIEVQIEEQDVVLERQYWGNALIMYALGEPLSMNAVKKFMTNAWNFVALPALFYNEEGYFMIKFQSREDKDSVLLRGPYTIYRKPMFLHEWTPEFQLKDDLLIVLPLWVIFPQLPLLYWGEESIGKIASALGKPIMMDECTTKKLRVSYARVLIEVDVTTELKDTINIKTPSGTRMVQQIDYEWRPPFCKQCNKVGHECKKKKVIKKTWVPKPNPPPDAEKPKNVEQLDPVVVKGKQKEIEEEANPWLQVTSNGKPFRALRFEDKEGLDCTNGFDILGVGKCSTVIETVP, encoded by the coding sequence ATGGGTCGCGGCCGTCCGAAGAAGAAGGTGGCTACGACTCCCCCGGCGGTGCCAGTTACATCACCGCCATCTACCTCTCACTCGAATAAGGGTTCTACAGCTAGCACAAGATCAGGACCACAGACTGAAAACCCTGTTCAGACGAAAATTCGAAAGGAAGTGGAGACCGTAGATGCAAATCGGAAGCCTCCTGAAACGAAACCTTGGGTAGATGTTATCAAGGGAAATCGTTTCAATGGAACTGCAATCAAGTACACGGCGCCTATGGTGGTTAACGGTGAGATTGAAGTTCAGATTGAGGAGCAAGATGTAGTATTAGAGAGACAATACTGGGGAAATGCCTTGATTATGTACGCTCTTGGAGAACCGTTATCGATGAATGCTGTGAAGAAATTTATGACTAACGCTTGGAATTTTGTAGCCCTACCAGCACTCTTCTACAATGAAGAGGGATATTTTATGATCAAATTCCAGTCACGTGAAGACAAGGATTCTGTCCTGCTACGAGGCCCTTACACTATCTACAGAAAACCTATGTTCCTTCATGAATGGACACCTGAGTTTCAGCTCAAAGATGATCTGCTCATAGTGCTACCTTTGTGGGTTATCTTCCCTCAATTGCCGCTGTTGTATTGGGGTGAGGAGAGCATTGGGAAAATTGCAAGTGCTTTAGGCAAGCCGATAATGATGGATGAGTGCACAACCAAGAAATTGCGGGTATCATATGCTCGCGTGCTCATTGAAGTTGATGTTACCACAGAACTTAAGGATACTATCAACATCAAGACTCCAAGTGGAACCAGAATGGTGCAGCAAATTGACTATGAGTGGAGGCCACCATTTTGTAAGCAGTGTAACAAAGTGGGTCATGAGTGCAAGAAGAAAAAAGTAATCAAGAAAACATGGGTTCCAAAACCAAATCCTCCACCTGATGCAGAGAAGCCAAAAAATGTGGAACAATTAGACCCTGTAGTGGTGAAAGGGAAACAAAAGGAGATTGAGGAAGAGGCCAATCCTTGGTTGCAAGTGACTTCAAATGGCAAGCCATTTAGAGCACTTAGATTTGAAGACAAGGAGGGTCTGGATTGCACGAATGGATTTGATATCTTGGGAGTTGGAAAATGCTCCACAGTCATTGAGACTGTGCCATGA